One genomic segment of Rivularia sp. PCC 7116 includes these proteins:
- a CDS encoding PAS domain-containing protein has protein sequence MCWKNLLHRLANTYKNITKTNENESTIHYEYIQELSNNLEASFQMLKQTNDERDKLSDRKTAKLQILDDELFLDIHSSGSILMVVSENTEEIINVNDSFFHTLEYSRQDIIGKNCSKSNIWVNNQDPIIIKSLLQEAKRIKQQIFQFRTKSGRIKDFLLSAEVIVINGENVVFYMASDITNMTHNSCMSYRCLNDPDYTMKYVSYGCEKITGYNISDIVSNQISYASIIYKDDEQYVWKSIQNALEKKKAYEILYRIKTQSGEIKWMWEKGQGIFYNNMESLALEGLIEDVNELKESEDKLFQIRNDLRKQIQQIVEELQETNSILKSAQEIPVLLEALNVANIEDIAQLTKFVQPEKIAANLQPELHLPIINLGKVALTVKLHQTIAESHVQEKIFMTAKQELQTVMQQLDSLPTSLQLLISQIIKRWELILNNQQIPSEDV, from the coding sequence ATGTGCTGGAAAAATTTATTGCATCGTCTTGCTAATACTTATAAGAATATTACCAAAACCAATGAAAATGAAAGTACGATTCATTACGAATATATTCAAGAATTAAGTAATAATCTAGAAGCTAGCTTTCAAATGCTCAAGCAGACTAATGACGAGCGAGATAAATTGAGCGACAGAAAAACGGCAAAATTACAAATACTAGATGATGAACTATTTTTAGATATTCATTCTTCTGGAAGTATATTAATGGTTGTTAGCGAAAATACAGAAGAAATTATAAATGTAAATGATTCCTTTTTTCATACTCTAGAGTATTCCCGTCAAGATATCATTGGCAAAAATTGTAGTAAATCAAATATTTGGGTTAACAATCAAGACCCAATTATAATTAAAAGCTTATTACAAGAAGCTAAAAGAATTAAGCAACAAATATTTCAATTCCGTACAAAGTCTGGGAGAATAAAAGATTTTCTCTTGTCAGCAGAAGTCATAGTTATAAACGGAGAAAATGTAGTGTTTTATATGGCTAGCGATATTACTAACATGACCCATAATTCTTGTATGTCTTATCGCTGCCTGAATGACCCAGATTATACAATGAAATATGTAAGTTACGGTTGCGAAAAGATTACTGGTTATAATATTAGTGATATTGTCAGTAATCAAATATCTTATGCATCTATTATTTATAAAGATGACGAACAGTATGTATGGAAAAGTATCCAAAACGCTTTAGAAAAAAAGAAGGCTTATGAAATTTTGTATAGAATTAAAACACAGAGCGGAGAAATAAAGTGGATGTGGGAAAAAGGTCAGGGGATATTTTATAATAATATGGAATCATTAGCTCTTGAAGGACTAATTGAAGATGTCAACGAACTAAAAGAATCAGAAGATAAACTTTTTCAAATACGCAATGATTTAAGAAAACAGATTCAACAAATAGTTGAAGAACTGCAAGAAACTAATTCTATATTAAAATCAGCACAAGAAATACCAGTATTATTAGAGGCCTTGAATGTAGCAAATATTGAGGATATTGCTCAACTAACTAAATTTGTACAACCCGAAAAAATAGCCGCTAATCTTCAGCCGGAATTACATTTGCCGATTATCAATCTAGGTAAAGTTGCTTTAACGGTAAAATTGCACCAAACTATTGCGGAATCGCACGTACAGGAAAAGATATTTATGACAGCAAAGCAAGAATTACAAACTGTTATGCAACAGCTAGATAGTTTACCTACATCTTTACAACTATTAATCTCCCAAATCATCAAAAGATGGGAATTAATTCTCAACAATCAACAAATTCCGTCAGAAGATGTTTGA
- a CDS encoding CopG family transcriptional regulator: MPRKITTEPIKRLTIELPESEYRLLEEYCMKQQQTKKQVIRYLIQKLKNF; the protein is encoded by the coding sequence ATGCCAAGAAAAATAACCACCGAACCAATCAAACGTTTAACAATCGAATTGCCGGAAAGTGAATATAGATTGTTAGAAGAATATTGCATGAAACAGCAACAGACGAAAAAACAAGTAATACGTTATCTTATTCAAAAATTAAAAAACTTCTAA
- a CDS encoding pentapeptide repeat-containing protein: MAVVVFILIVGSIKVVKNYSSTSENLNSEKDNNINNKEVFLTTKKYRDEEERKDDWGQVALKFLFEDVQNVEHLVAIITVVVLSWDAPSQRKRTHYEAWQVVNSAQGQGGSGGRIKALEYLNKERESIAGLTAYRTDLTGIKLQKADLFRANFRDTCLNNSNFKGAILREAKFNGAKLRNANLQKADLSRADIENAKLENADLRKANLSAVNFSNADLIDANLENANLTNANLQNTDLRNANLYCVNMNRTQLTNANLCRTYLRESKLIDSNLVDANLWNSDLSNAHLHNANLKRANLSLANLEGADLKNANLNNADLNRTNLKTAKNLTIEQVQAANNWDKADYKPEFRQKLGLI; encoded by the coding sequence ATGGCTGTTGTCGTTTTTATTTTGATTGTTGGTTCTATTAAAGTGGTTAAAAATTATTCTAGTACCAGTGAAAATTTAAACTCAGAAAAAGATAATAACATCAATAACAAAGAAGTTTTTCTGACTACAAAAAAATATCGCGATGAAGAAGAAAGAAAGGACGATTGGGGTCAAGTTGCTCTTAAGTTCCTTTTTGAAGATGTACAAAATGTAGAACATTTAGTTGCCATTATTACCGTAGTTGTTTTAAGCTGGGATGCTCCCAGTCAACGCAAGCGCACTCATTATGAAGCATGGCAGGTAGTCAATTCAGCCCAAGGTCAAGGGGGAAGCGGCGGACGTATAAAAGCATTAGAATATCTGAATAAAGAACGCGAAAGCATAGCAGGTTTAACCGCTTATCGTACCGACCTCACGGGTATTAAGCTACAAAAAGCAGATTTATTCAGAGCCAACTTTAGAGATACTTGTCTGAATAATTCCAACTTTAAGGGTGCCATACTTAGAGAAGCTAAATTTAACGGTGCTAAACTGAGAAACGCCAACCTTCAAAAAGCAGACCTTAGCCGTGCCGACATTGAAAATGCTAAATTAGAAAATGCCGATTTGAGAAAGGCTAACTTGAGTGCTGTGAATTTTAGCAATGCCGATTTGATTGATGCGAATCTCGAAAATGCTAATTTGACTAATGCCAATCTTCAAAATACAGACTTGAGAAATGCCAACCTTTATTGTGTAAATATGAATCGGACTCAATTAACAAACGCTAACCTCTGCCGTACCTACTTGAGAGAATCAAAACTTATAGACAGCAATCTTGTAGATGCCAATCTTTGGAACAGCGATTTGAGTAATGCACATCTTCATAATGCGAACCTCAAGCGTGCTAATCTTAGCCTTGCCAATCTTGAAGGTGCCGATTTAAAAAATGCCAATCTGAATAATGCAGACCTAAATCGTACTAATCTCAAAACTGCCAAAAATTTAACTATAGAACAAGTTCAAGCTGCAAATAACTGGGATAAAGCCGACTACAAACCCGAATTTCGCCAAAAGCTGGGTTTAATTTGA
- a CDS encoding thiamine pyrophosphate-dependent enzyme, translating to MTGIFNSSTYSEGLDNASSDETTNNLPRMSVSVAETVVKMLEKLGIKHAFGVSGGAIARLWHSLQQSSIEVIHCRHESGAAFAATEAYFGNDCPTVVFTTTGPGITNALTGLMAARWEGAKVILLSGMTSTAQRGRWAVQETAANTMPYADIFTTGTIFDYATTLENSNQLPEISRRLALGLTQPGSFVAHISIPSAIQSSLSKTPLSQTFLSQSLATASEETVAECAKLLSEAPFAIWVGFGARKAAAAIRQLAEKTGAAVMCSPRGKGIFPENHPQFAGVTGFAGHESVLQYMQEYRPLRTLVLGSRLGELTSFWNPALVPDRGFIHVDIDPTVPGTAYPEAETVGIQSDVGVFVRALLKYFPEHPKQLSNIELPAPERKAIAAKTEGLIRPQFLMQAIQQQIVENSNAVVMAEAGNSLAWANNLLYFLQPERYRVSPGFGSMGHFSTGVVGTSLVCSQKAVAIIGDGSMLMNNEVSTAVRYQIPAVWIVLNDGLYNMCDQGQAMQGFKQTDAMIPQTDFAQFARSMGAEFIRVERESDIYVAFEKAMKSEKPFVIDVLIEPTQISPIGNRIESLNSQWT from the coding sequence ATGACAGGAATATTTAATTCGTCTACCTATTCCGAAGGTTTAGACAATGCTTCATCTGATGAAACAACGAATAATTTGCCTCGGATGTCTGTATCAGTTGCCGAAACAGTAGTTAAAATGCTCGAAAAACTGGGAATTAAACATGCTTTTGGGGTTTCTGGAGGTGCGATCGCTCGTTTGTGGCATAGCTTGCAACAAAGTTCGATTGAAGTGATTCACTGCCGTCATGAATCTGGTGCCGCCTTTGCTGCTACAGAAGCTTACTTTGGCAACGATTGTCCCACCGTGGTGTTTACAACCACCGGGCCAGGTATTACCAACGCCTTGACTGGGTTAATGGCAGCTCGTTGGGAAGGTGCAAAAGTTATTTTGTTATCGGGTATGACCTCAACAGCACAGCGCGGACGTTGGGCAGTGCAGGAAACAGCTGCAAATACAATGCCTTATGCAGATATATTTACTACAGGTACTATATTCGATTATGCAACCACTCTTGAAAACAGCAACCAACTTCCAGAGATTTCCCGCAGATTAGCTTTAGGTTTAACCCAACCCGGTAGTTTTGTTGCTCATATTAGTATTCCTAGTGCCATTCAAAGTAGTTTATCTAAAACTCCACTGTCACAAACTTTTTTATCCCAGTCTTTAGCTACAGCAAGTGAAGAAACCGTAGCAGAATGTGCCAAATTATTGTCTGAAGCTCCCTTTGCTATTTGGGTTGGTTTTGGAGCCAGAAAAGCAGCAGCAGCAATTCGTCAACTTGCCGAGAAAACTGGTGCAGCAGTTATGTGTTCCCCTCGTGGTAAGGGTATCTTTCCCGAAAATCATCCTCAGTTTGCTGGTGTTACGGGCTTTGCTGGGCATGAGTCTGTTCTACAATATATGCAAGAATATCGTCCTTTACGTACATTAGTACTGGGGAGTCGATTAGGTGAATTAACTTCATTTTGGAATCCTGCACTTGTTCCAGATCGTGGTTTTATTCATGTTGATATCGATCCAACAGTGCCGGGGACAGCATATCCTGAAGCCGAAACTGTTGGCATTCAGTCTGATGTCGGAGTTTTTGTTAGAGCTTTATTAAAATATTTTCCAGAGCATCCGAAACAGTTGTCAAATATAGAGTTACCAGCACCGGAACGCAAGGCGATCGCTGCAAAAACAGAAGGTTTAATTCGTCCTCAGTTTCTTATGCAAGCAATTCAGCAACAGATTGTTGAGAATAGTAATGCTGTTGTTATGGCAGAAGCAGGAAATTCGCTTGCTTGGGCAAATAATCTATTATATTTTCTTCAACCAGAGCGTTATCGGGTTAGTCCTGGGTTTGGTAGTATGGGACATTTTAGTACAGGTGTTGTTGGAACTTCATTAGTATGCAGTCAGAAAGCTGTGGCTATTATCGGAGATGGCTCTATGTTGATGAACAATGAAGTTAGCACTGCCGTGAGATATCAGATACCTGCGGTTTGGATTGTTCTCAATGACGGACTTTATAATATGTGCGATCAAGGACAGGCAATGCAGGGATTTAAACAAACAGATGCAATGATTCCTCAAACTGATTTTGCTCAATTTGCCCGCAGCATGGGTGCAGAATTTATTCGCGTTGAAAGAGAATCTGATATTTATGTAGCCTTTGAGAAAGCCATGAAGTCAGAAAAACCTTTCGTGATAGATGTGCTGATTGAACCTACTCAAATCTCACCAATTGGGAATCGCATTGAAAGTTTAAATTCTCAATGGACTTAA
- a CDS encoding IS200/IS605 family accessory protein TnpB-related protein — protein MGIKTFTAELQKPLVPFAIKYSKKHKATRNRAMRLVTGDLSKTKQNQELQKLGYNKRQANSLLIDIEGKIGSAKECREAHIETLEGKIKSAEEQITEWEEKLGKLEYACCGVRRNQFKSRQHELRFKIHHKRRYVLAQKRKLEKLREAPIQVNFGTEYNFSLVGSQGESNGNQICQYDSKKKSLKIRVPAEFESEFGKYVSANLEFAYGQDCIEAALMRRSVNRKNLETIPAGKGESLSWRIFFKNNRWYIAVSIEVTEVPLQSKPVRYGCIGVDLNPGVVGWCYVDFNGNPVAKGQIKLNLHSRRSGQVKAELSDAIKQLILLAQLYGCAIVIENLSFSAKKKRMREEGRRYSRMLNFFAYSTFNEVLQSQARKGIQVIKVNSAYSSLIGLTKFMSLYGMSSDTAAGLVLARRAMRLSESVPTHFALPAVMVVGRHVWSSWYRINKSLGSVRRHEFFNQQTLTAYLSHYSTSGKLVEVGKSEVIPVEEPSENLGCNPELVVKVG, from the coding sequence ATGGGTATTAAGACATTCACCGCAGAGCTACAAAAACCTTTGGTTCCCTTTGCTATTAAATACTCCAAAAAGCACAAAGCTACCAGAAACAGAGCTATGAGGCTTGTTACTGGAGATTTATCCAAAACTAAACAAAACCAAGAGTTACAAAAATTGGGCTATAACAAGCGTCAGGCGAACTCTCTACTGATAGATATAGAAGGTAAAATTGGTTCTGCTAAGGAATGCCGTGAAGCTCATATTGAAACTCTAGAAGGAAAAATAAAATCTGCTGAAGAACAAATAACTGAATGGGAAGAAAAGCTAGGTAAATTAGAGTACGCTTGTTGTGGTGTTCGTCGTAACCAGTTTAAATCTAGACAGCACGAATTGAGGTTTAAAATCCATCACAAGCGTCGCTATGTTTTAGCCCAAAAAAGAAAACTGGAAAAGCTCAGAGAAGCCCCAATACAAGTAAACTTTGGTACTGAGTACAATTTTTCTTTAGTTGGCAGCCAAGGAGAATCTAATGGTAATCAGATATGCCAATACGACTCTAAAAAGAAGTCTTTAAAGATTCGTGTCCCTGCGGAGTTTGAATCCGAGTTTGGGAAGTATGTTTCCGCTAACCTTGAGTTTGCTTACGGGCAGGATTGTATTGAAGCGGCTTTAATGCGTCGTTCTGTTAACCGTAAAAATCTAGAGACAATTCCTGCGGGTAAAGGTGAATCCCTTTCTTGGAGAATTTTCTTTAAAAACAATCGTTGGTATATAGCGGTTTCTATAGAAGTCACAGAAGTGCCTTTACAGTCCAAACCAGTTAGATATGGCTGTATCGGAGTTGATTTGAATCCCGGCGTTGTTGGTTGGTGTTACGTCGATTTTAACGGTAATCCCGTAGCCAAAGGTCAGATAAAGCTTAACTTACATTCTCGTCGTTCCGGGCAGGTAAAAGCTGAGCTTTCTGATGCAATAAAACAATTAATCCTACTAGCTCAGTTATACGGATGCGCGATAGTTATTGAAAACCTTTCTTTCTCTGCTAAAAAGAAGCGCATGAGAGAAGAAGGTCGTAGGTACTCTAGAATGCTCAACTTCTTTGCTTACTCTACATTTAATGAGGTTTTACAATCACAAGCCAGAAAGGGTATCCAAGTAATTAAAGTTAATTCTGCTTACTCTTCATTGATCGGATTAACTAAATTTATGTCCCTGTACGGTATGAGTTCTGATACCGCCGCAGGACTAGTCTTAGCTCGTAGAGCTATGAGACTTAGCGAATCTGTACCTACCCATTTCGCTCTCCCGGCTGTGATGGTCGTTGGTAGACACGTATGGAGTTCATGGTACAGAATTAATAAGTCGCTCGGTTCGGTTCGCCGACACGAGTTCTTTAACCAACAGACGTTAACAGCGTACCTCAGCCATTACTCTACAAGCGGAAAGCTTGTGGAGGTGGGTAAATCAGAAGTGATTCCGGTTGAGGAACCCAGTGAGAATCTGGGCTGTAATCCCGAACTAGTCGTTAAGGTCGGGTGA
- a CDS encoding GUN4 domain-containing protein, whose amino-acid sequence MKKLALLIGVSEYKQYFTPLSKAEKDVAKVQKILQHPKLGRFYERDVRISINDSEQKIHTEIYELFADKNPDDLLLLYFSGHALINNKGNLFFAAKDSKKYDYDGELIESTAIPASFIRERMDASKSLKKVVIIDCCYSETFRSDNYTGNKVDIKAELDGEGRAILVSSDSIDYHFKEDKELSTYTNFLVKGIKEGVAASDKDGWITLSEIHQYIASNVKNVANMEPQLYSSPETNKINLAKVDTKLVEYKKVSQPIHLEQIELKTQRQVDYTRLRDYLIAQNWQQADIETRRVLRQAAGKEESEYLVKEDIHHISCLDLSTIDNLWFESSQRRFGFSAQKDIWKQIVTNIDYETDCEVGDHLGWRINNSWLIHSQLTFNLQAPIGHFPCLGVSLVRLPGSFGGLFRDPIFSYILQRFTQCEV is encoded by the coding sequence ATGAAAAAACTAGCTTTACTAATTGGAGTCAGCGAATATAAACAATACTTCACACCTCTATCAAAAGCCGAAAAAGATGTTGCAAAGGTACAAAAAATATTACAACACCCTAAATTAGGTAGATTTTATGAAAGAGATGTCAGAATTTCAATTAATGATTCCGAACAAAAAATACACACTGAAATATATGAATTGTTTGCAGATAAGAATCCAGATGATTTACTACTGCTATATTTTTCAGGACACGCTCTGATAAACAACAAAGGTAATCTATTTTTTGCGGCAAAGGATAGTAAAAAATATGATTACGATGGTGAATTAATTGAAAGTACGGCAATACCAGCTAGCTTTATTCGAGAAAGAATGGATGCTAGTAAATCTCTGAAAAAAGTAGTGATTATCGACTGTTGTTATAGCGAAACTTTCAGAAGTGATAATTACACCGGTAATAAGGTAGACATCAAAGCCGAATTAGATGGTGAAGGACGAGCCATACTCGTATCATCAGATTCTATAGATTACCATTTTAAAGAAGATAAAGAACTTTCTACCTATACTAATTTTTTAGTTAAAGGAATCAAAGAAGGAGTCGCAGCATCTGACAAAGATGGTTGGATAACTTTGTCAGAAATACATCAGTATATAGCTTCTAATGTAAAAAATGTTGCTAATATGGAACCTCAACTTTATTCATCTCCAGAAACGAATAAAATTAACTTAGCTAAAGTCGATACAAAATTAGTTGAATACAAAAAAGTTTCGCAACCTATTCATTTAGAGCAAATAGAATTAAAAACCCAACGACAAGTTGACTACACTAGATTGCGGGATTATTTAATTGCCCAAAATTGGCAGCAAGCCGATATCGAAACTCGCAGAGTTTTGCGTCAAGCAGCAGGGAAAGAAGAAAGCGAATACCTTGTCAAAGAAGATATCCATCATATTTCTTGCTTAGATTTATCTACCATAGATAATTTATGGTTTGAATCTAGCCAACGGCGTTTCGGATTTAGTGCTCAGAAAGACATTTGGAAGCAAATCGTCACCAACATAGACTATGAAACTGATTGCGAAGTGGGCGATCACCTCGGGTGGAGAATAAATAACAGTTGGTTAATACATTCTCAGCTAACTTTTAACCTTCAAGCACCTATAGGTCATTTCCCTTGCTTAGGTGTATCTTTAGTTCGTCTTCCGGGAAGCTTTGGAGGACTTTTCCGAGATCCAATTTTCTCATACATATTGCAGAGATTCACGCAGTGTGAAGTATAA
- a CDS encoding GTP-binding protein — MTQTLKLPNKKTPVSIITGFLGSGKTTLLNHILNNRHNLKVAVLVNEFGEINIDSQLLVSIDEDMMLLSNGCICCTINASLIDAVNAVLQRDRVDYIVIETTGLAEPVPLMMTFSSSNLRDVTRLDSILTVVDAENFNPNHFESKIALEQLIYGDIVILNKVDLVSESQLRQIEESINLIKVGAKIIRSEHGKVSLPLILDVGESNHKILSPPSLQYNVESSAKNQIEAENFMSISFQSDKPLSIEKFNKFLDEQLPKTVFRAKGIIWYKGSKLRHILQLCGKRCNFQRDEWTSPPRNQLVFIGQNLDAQTIRSQLEKCVA; from the coding sequence ATGACTCAAACGCTTAAACTTCCTAATAAAAAAACTCCTGTATCAATTATTACTGGATTCCTCGGGAGTGGTAAAACTACTTTGTTAAATCATATTTTAAATAATCGTCACAATTTAAAGGTAGCTGTCTTAGTCAATGAATTTGGAGAAATTAATATTGACAGTCAGCTTTTAGTATCTATCGATGAGGATATGATGCTTTTGAGTAATGGCTGTATATGTTGCACTATTAACGCTAGTTTAATCGATGCCGTCAATGCAGTTTTACAGCGCGATCGCGTTGATTATATAGTTATTGAAACTACTGGTTTAGCGGAGCCAGTACCTTTGATGATGACTTTTTCCAGTAGCAACTTAAGAGATGTTACTCGTTTAGATTCGATTTTAACTGTTGTAGACGCAGAAAATTTTAATCCCAATCATTTTGAAAGCAAAATCGCTTTAGAACAACTGATTTACGGTGATATCGTGATTTTAAATAAAGTAGATTTAGTCTCAGAATCGCAGCTGCGTCAAATCGAAGAATCTATTAATTTGATTAAAGTCGGGGCTAAAATTATTCGTTCGGAACATGGAAAAGTTTCATTACCTTTAATATTAGATGTTGGAGAATCTAATCATAAAATACTTTCACCTCCGTCTTTACAATATAATGTTGAATCATCTGCTAAAAATCAAATAGAAGCAGAAAATTTTATGTCTATTTCCTTCCAAAGCGATAAACCCTTGAGTATAGAGAAATTTAACAAATTTTTAGACGAGCAATTGCCAAAAACAGTGTTTAGAGCAAAAGGAATTATCTGGTACAAAGGAAGCAAACTAAGACATATTTTACAGCTTTGCGGTAAGCGCTGTAATTTTCAACGAGATGAATGGACTTCTCCTCCTCGCAACCAACTGGTGTTTATCGGACAGAATTTGGATGCACAAACAATTAGAAGTCAACTAGAAAAATGTGTTGCTTAA
- a CDS encoding IS607 family transposase produces the protein MDRIQSEMTVSIGEAAEKLGVSVKTIRRWSDAGRLGCERTPSGHRRYYISDILRLSVKPEREERKTIVYGRVSSHDQKEDLVRQIEVLSQLCVAKGWGYEVIQDLGSGLNYKKKGLKKLLKLILTNQVERLVLTHKDRLLRFGSELVFAMCDEFQTEVVIINKTKEDSTFEAELVRDMIELVTVFSARLYGSRSRKNQKLVDNMVKSVQESLT, from the coding sequence ATGGACAGAATTCAAAGCGAGATGACAGTCAGTATTGGGGAGGCGGCTGAAAAACTAGGAGTCTCGGTTAAGACGATTAGAAGATGGTCGGATGCAGGAAGACTGGGTTGTGAACGAACACCTAGCGGGCATCGTAGGTATTATATCTCGGACATTTTGCGCTTGAGCGTCAAACCCGAGAGAGAAGAGCGCAAAACAATCGTATATGGTCGCGTTTCAAGTCATGACCAAAAAGAAGATTTGGTACGACAAATAGAAGTTTTATCTCAGTTGTGCGTCGCAAAAGGTTGGGGATACGAAGTTATACAGGACTTAGGTAGTGGGTTGAACTACAAGAAAAAAGGCTTGAAAAAACTTCTAAAATTAATATTGACGAATCAAGTTGAAAGGCTTGTTCTTACCCACAAAGACAGGTTGTTGAGATTTGGCTCCGAGCTTGTTTTTGCGATGTGTGATGAGTTTCAAACCGAAGTAGTCATCATCAACAAAACTAAAGAAGACAGTACTTTCGAGGCAGAGCTAGTTAGGGACATGATAGAGCTTGTCACAGTATTTTCCGCTAGGCTTTACGGTTCTAGAAGTAGGAAGAATCAAAAACTTGTAGATAATATGGTCAAATCTGTACAAGAAAGCTTAACATAA
- a CDS encoding 3-oxoacyl-ACP synthase III family protein codes for MKKNVGIKAIGLSFPSIRRSNDYFKEKYPQLFEKAEEKGLAKFFSLGESAPSNIFEEEMQPYLSDPFRGTVDRWVLAQGESSLTLEYQAACDVLAAAQTTADEVDLMVVASIWPEQIIFGDATFLANRLGLKGAAWNINGGTGSTPVALQAAHALVQTGQYHQVLVVISCTYTRFFDETDTIIWHTSDGAGAFLISSMESNQGILGTKVMHTGIMDVVSAKPVNDSHGNPQVRIQISNEANQYANILAEEFLKTCCEEAAEASGVSLGEIDFFIFHTYCAWFANFGARILGISPHKTINLYSHYGNCGAVLNVANLYYAAQLEKIKENDLVLVYGMGGAGVAAANVMRWGKVALGSNPLPDIKI; via the coding sequence TTGAAGAAAAATGTAGGAATTAAGGCTATAGGATTGAGTTTTCCAAGTATCCGACGAAGCAATGATTATTTTAAAGAAAAATATCCACAATTGTTTGAAAAAGCGGAAGAAAAAGGTTTAGCAAAATTCTTTTCACTAGGCGAATCTGCTCCTAGCAATATTTTTGAAGAAGAAATGCAACCTTATCTATCAGACCCTTTTCGAGGAACTGTTGACAGATGGGTTTTAGCTCAGGGAGAATCTTCATTAACCTTAGAGTATCAAGCTGCTTGTGATGTGCTCGCAGCAGCACAAACTACAGCTGATGAAGTCGATCTTATGGTTGTAGCCTCTATTTGGCCAGAACAAATTATATTTGGAGATGCGACATTTCTCGCTAATCGACTTGGTTTAAAAGGGGCTGCATGGAATATCAACGGAGGAACTGGTAGCACTCCGGTTGCACTCCAAGCAGCCCATGCTTTAGTGCAAACAGGACAATATCATCAAGTTTTAGTAGTAATTTCTTGCACATATACACGCTTTTTTGACGAGACAGATACTATCATATGGCATACAAGTGATGGGGCAGGTGCATTTTTAATTAGTTCGATGGAGTCGAATCAAGGTATTTTAGGAACTAAAGTCATGCATACAGGCATAATGGATGTAGTATCTGCTAAGCCTGTCAACGATTCGCATGGCAACCCACAAGTGCGTATACAAATATCAAATGAAGCTAATCAGTATGCCAATATACTAGCTGAAGAATTTCTCAAAACTTGTTGCGAGGAAGCTGCTGAGGCTTCCGGAGTTAGCCTTGGCGAGATTGACTTCTTTATTTTTCATACTTATTGTGCTTGGTTTGCTAACTTTGGGGCACGGATTTTGGGTATCAGCCCTCATAAAACAATTAATCTTTATTCTCATTATGGCAATTGTGGTGCTGTTTTAAATGTAGCAAATCTGTATTATGCTGCCCAACTAGAAAAAATAAAAGAAAATGATTTGGTATTAGTTTATGGTATGGGAGGAGCAGGTGTCGCGGCAGCTAATGTAATGCGTTGGGGGAAAGTGGCATTAGGAAGTAATCCTTTACCAGATATCAAAATATAG